In the Coriobacteriia bacterium genome, one interval contains:
- the larB gene encoding nickel pincer cofactor biosynthesis protein LarB, whose amino-acid sequence MDKTELDKLLSALADGTRTPGSVASEILNAKTTELVGEDGHVDVRVDHERANRCGFAEVIFAQGKTPEQTARIATELIARHPLILATRADEEHRRAVLQALSSTSAKVVYHKTARIIEIVSANPQHVEIPDPVGLIVVASAGTSDLPVAEEAALCAEAFGAKVERLYDIGVAGVHRALEHTDTLRQAHVVIAVAGMEGALPSLIAGLVDVPVVAVPTSVGYGANLAGFAPLLSMLNSCASGIGVVNIDNGFGAAVLASRINNPKH is encoded by the coding sequence ATGGACAAAACAGAATTGGACAAATTACTCTCGGCACTTGCCGACGGCACCAGAACACCAGGCTCGGTAGCCTCTGAAATACTGAATGCGAAAACGACCGAACTTGTCGGAGAAGACGGTCATGTCGACGTACGAGTCGATCACGAGCGAGCGAACAGATGCGGTTTTGCCGAGGTCATCTTCGCGCAGGGAAAGACTCCGGAGCAGACAGCGCGCATCGCAACCGAACTTATTGCACGGCACCCACTCATACTGGCGACTCGCGCCGACGAGGAACACCGCCGCGCCGTTTTGCAGGCACTTTCCTCCACTTCGGCGAAAGTCGTCTACCACAAAACCGCTCGTATCATCGAAATCGTGTCCGCGAATCCGCAACACGTTGAAATTCCCGACCCGGTGGGATTGATTGTAGTCGCATCCGCCGGCACATCCGACTTACCCGTCGCCGAGGAGGCCGCCCTCTGTGCGGAAGCCTTCGGCGCAAAAGTGGAACGGCTCTACGATATCGGTGTCGCCGGCGTGCACCGCGCGCTCGAGCACACGGACACTCTTCGCCAGGCACACGTTGTCATCGCCGTCGCCGGTATGGAGGGCGCGCTTCCCTCTCTCATCGCCGGACTCGTCGATGTGCCGGTTGTCGCCGTGCCGACGAGCGTCGGTTACGGCGCCAATCTCGCCGGGTTCGCTCCGCTCCTGTCGATGCTCAACTCGTGCGCGTCAGGTATCGGCGTCGTCAATATCGACAACGGCTTCGGAGCTGCCGTATTAGCTTCTCGCATCAACAACCCCAAACATTAA